From a single Planctellipticum variicoloris genomic region:
- a CDS encoding (2Fe-2S)-binding protein, protein MSKKHVVTATVNGEETEFLCEPRQTLLEVLRDVLELTGTKEGCANGNCGSCTVHMNGRPVTSCLVLAVEAEGAELKTIEGVACGGHLDCVQQAFLEGAALQCGICTPGFIMQTEALLAENPNPTEEDVRFYLAGNLCRCTGYDKIVRAVLTAAVKRRASGEPCSK, encoded by the coding sequence ATGTCCAAGAAGCACGTGGTGACCGCCACCGTCAATGGCGAAGAGACCGAATTCCTCTGCGAACCGCGACAGACGCTGCTCGAAGTCCTTCGCGACGTCCTTGAACTCACCGGGACCAAAGAAGGTTGCGCCAACGGTAACTGCGGCTCCTGCACCGTCCATATGAACGGCCGCCCTGTCACAAGCTGCCTCGTCCTGGCCGTTGAAGCCGAGGGGGCCGAGCTGAAAACGATCGAAGGAGTCGCCTGCGGCGGCCATCTCGACTGCGTCCAGCAGGCCTTTCTGGAAGGGGCCGCCCTGCAGTGCGGCATCTGCACGCCGGGCTTCATCATGCAGACGGAAGCCCTGCTCGCCGAGAATCCCAACCCGACCGAAGAAGACGTCCGCTTTTACCTCGCCGGAAATCTCTGTCGCTGTACAGGTTACGACAAAATCGTCCGCGCCGTCCTGACCGCCGCCGTCAAACGCCGCGCATCCGGCGAGCCTTGCAGCAAATAG
- a CDS encoding FAD binding domain-containing protein, translating to MRHFDYHAPQSLAGALELLAMHKGKARPLAGGTDLIDHVRMGRLEPDSMIDIKKIAELNILELGPDGLRLGASVPCCRVYEHAKLVEHYSALADSAHIIGGVQIQSRASFGGNLCNSGPAADSTPAMIALGGKCVIASHSGTREVPVEEFCSGPGKNVLQPGELLVEIRFPARPANSGSHYRRFIPRNEMDIAVVGVGASVTLDAGGEKFLAARIALGAVAPTPLYATAASAALVGQPVNDETIAKAAAAARSIASPITDMRGTREYRLHLVGVLTERVVKAAVARARCETLVYRPGH from the coding sequence ATGAGACACTTCGACTATCACGCCCCGCAGTCCCTCGCGGGCGCCCTGGAACTCCTCGCGATGCACAAGGGCAAGGCCCGCCCGCTCGCTGGCGGGACCGACCTGATCGATCACGTCCGCATGGGCCGCCTCGAGCCCGACTCGATGATCGATATCAAGAAGATCGCCGAACTCAACATCCTCGAACTCGGCCCGGACGGCCTCCGACTCGGCGCATCCGTCCCCTGCTGCCGGGTTTACGAGCACGCGAAACTGGTTGAGCACTACTCCGCCCTGGCCGACAGCGCCCACATCATCGGCGGCGTGCAGATCCAGAGCCGGGCCAGTTTTGGCGGCAATCTCTGCAATTCCGGCCCGGCCGCCGATTCGACCCCCGCGATGATCGCCCTGGGAGGCAAGTGCGTGATCGCCAGCCACTCCGGAACCCGCGAAGTCCCGGTCGAGGAGTTCTGCTCCGGCCCCGGCAAGAACGTCCTTCAGCCCGGCGAACTTCTGGTCGAAATCCGCTTCCCCGCTCGCCCCGCAAACAGCGGCTCCCATTATCGCCGGTTCATTCCCCGCAACGAAATGGACATCGCCGTCGTCGGTGTCGGAGCCTCGGTGACTCTGGATGCGGGCGGCGAGAAATTTCTCGCCGCCCGCATCGCCCTCGGGGCCGTCGCCCCGACCCCGCTCTATGCGACGGCGGCCTCCGCCGCTCTGGTCGGGCAGCCCGTCAACGACGAAACCATCGCCAAAGCCGCCGCCGCCGCCCGGTCGATCGCCTCGCCGATCACCGACATGCGCGGCACCCGCGAATACCGCCTCCACCTGGTCGGCGTGCTGACCGAACGCGTCGTCAAAGCGGCAGTCGCCCGAGCCCGCTGCGAAACTCTCGTCTACCGACCGGGTCACTGA